The Mauremys reevesii isolate NIE-2019 linkage group 1, ASM1616193v1, whole genome shotgun sequence genome has a segment encoding these proteins:
- the LOC120395581 gene encoding putative olfactory receptor 52P1 has translation MAAFNLTPSDPSTFILMGIPGLEAAHVWISIPFSMFYIIGLLGNFMVLFVVGKEQTLHKPMYLLVCMLALTDISMSTSVIPKALCIFWFNLKGITVGGCFTQMFFLHTVIVVQSAVLVTMTFDRYVAICNPLRYATILTNTRIAKLGLLSLIRAVLLILPMPLLLSRLPFCANHIIPHMYCEHIAVAKMSCGDTTVTRMYGLVTAFVVIVLDLMFIALSYGLIIRDLLRISSKEVHQKALSTCTSHICVMLMSYTPCLFSYLTQRFGQGIAPHVQIILASLYFLVPPCSTLSFMG, from the coding sequence atggcagctttcaacctCACCCCCTCTGACCCTTCAACATTCATCCTCATGGGCATCCCTGGCTTGGAAGCTGCCCAtgtctggatttccatccctttctctatgTTCTACATTATTGGCCTGTTAGGAAATTTCATGGTTCTGTTTGTTGTAGGCAaagagcagaccctgcacaagccgatgtacctgcTGGTCTGCATGCTGGCACTCACTGACATCAGCATGTCTACCTCTGTCATACCGAaggcactgtgtatattttggttcaatttgaaagGAATTACTGTGGGTGGCTGcttcacccagatgttcttccttcatACAGTTATTGTAGTACAGTCAGCCGTCCTCGTGACAATGACCTTTGATCGCTAtgttgccatatgtaaccctctgagatacGCTACCATCCTCACTAACACAAGAATAGCTAAGCTAGGGCTCTTGAGTTTGATAAGAGCTGTTCTCCTCATTCTGCCTATGCCCCTGCTCCTGAGTAGGCTTCCGTTCTGTGCCAACCACATTATCCCTCACATGTATTGTGAGCACATAGCTGTGGCAAAGATGTCATGTGGGGACACCACAGTCACAAGGATGTATGGCTTGGTGACAGCATTTGTTGTCATTGTCTTAGACCTGATGTTCATTGCCCTGTCCTATGGTCTGATCATCAGGGACCTCCTCAGAATTTCCTCCAAGGAAGTCCACCAGAAAGCCCTCAGCACCTGCACATCTCACATCTGTGTGATGCTGATGTCTTATactccctgcctcttctcctACCTGACTCAGAGGTTTGGTCAGGGCATCGCTCCCCACGTTCAGATCATCTTGGCCAGCCTCTACTTCCTTGTCCCCCCATGCTCAACCCTATCATTTATGGGGTAA
- the LOC120399138 gene encoding olfactory receptor 51G2-like has product MPTCNETNMSPATFLLAGIPGLEADGPWISIPFCSLYLIAILGNGLILFVIKTQQNLHQPMYLFLSMLSVTDLGLSASTLPTMLSVFLFNTREIGIDVCLTQLFFIHTFLLMESSVLLAMAFDRFVAIRHPLRYALTLTSARIGNIGLAIIIRGAGLHIPSVILLKRLPYSRIQPLSHSYCLHPDVMKMACADTTPSSFYGLFIVLSSLGLDSVLIALSYIMILQTVLSITSWQERLKALNTCVSHICVTLLFYTPLISLSMIHRFKTKALPQSQILLSYLHLLFPPVLNPIVYSIKTKEIRKRIMKIFQNYSTNGLQWGH; this is encoded by the coding sequence ATGCCAACCTGCAACGAAACCAACATGAGCCCTGCAACATTCCTCCTGGCAGGCATCCCAGGGCTGGAAGCTGATGGCCCCTGGATCTCCATCCCTTTCTGTTCCCTGTACCTCATTGCAATTTTAGGAAATGGTCTGATTCTGTTTGTGATCAAGACACAGCAGAATCTCCATCAGCCCATGTACTTGTTCCTGTCTATGTTGTCTGTCACCGACCTTGGCTTATCTGCTTCCACCTTGCCAACAATGCTCAGCGTCTTCCTGTTTAACACCAGAGAAATTGGCATTGATGTCTGTCTGACCCAACTTTTCTTTATTCACACTTTCCTACTCATGGAATCTTCTGTACTACTAGCCATGGCATTTGACCGCTTTGTTGCAATACGCCACCCGCTGAGATATGCTTTGACTTTAACCAGTGCTAGGATAGGAAATATAGGGCTGGCGATAATAATCAGGGGTGCTGGTCTGCATATCCCATCTGTCATTCTTCTCAAGAGGTTGCCCTACAGCAGGATCCAACCTCTCTCTCATTCGTATTGTTTGCATCCAGATGTGATGAAAATGGCCTGCGCAGACACTACGCCCAGCAGCTTCTATGGTCTGTTTATTGTCCTTTCGTCTCTGGGATTAGACTCAGTGCTCATTGCCTTGTCTTACATCATGATCCTTCAGACAGTACTGAGTATCACATCCTGGCAAGAGCGTCTCAAGGCTCTGAACACTTGTGTCTCCCACATCTGTGTCACCTTGCTTTTCTACACCCCACTGATCAGCTTGTCTATGATTCACAGGTTCAAGACAAAGGCTCTTCCTCAGAGTCAAattcttctctcttatctccacCTCCTCTTTCCCCCAGTGCTCAATCCCATTGTATACAGCATAAAAACCAAAGAGATTCGTAAAAGGATCATGAAGATCTTTCAAAATTATTCCACTAACGGACTCCAATGGGGGCACTGA